One window of Gloeothece citriformis PCC 7424 genomic DNA carries:
- a CDS encoding c-type cytochrome translates to MVKKLVCLFIILLVSLGSFPLVGLTEEIGQGEQLFQTYCVGCHPNGNNIIRRGKTLKSQALKRYKMDSLEAITNLVTYGKNNMSAFQDRLSQPEIESVARYVLEQAEKDWR, encoded by the coding sequence ATGGTTAAAAAATTAGTCTGTTTATTCATCATTTTATTAGTGAGTTTAGGGAGTTTTCCGTTAGTTGGATTAACTGAAGAAATCGGACAGGGAGAACAGCTATTTCAGACTTATTGTGTCGGATGTCATCCCAATGGGAATAATATTATTAGACGAGGAAAAACTTTAAAAAGTCAAGCGTTAAAAAGATATAAAATGGATTCTCTAGAAGCTATTACTAATCTAGTGACTTATGGTAAAAATAATATGTCTGCTTTTCAAGATCGATTAAGTCAACCGGAAATAGAATCTGTTGCTCGTTATGTTTTAGAACAAGCCGAGAAAGATTGGCGTTAA
- a CDS encoding MAPEG family protein — MFAFPSLVTALTLLVYLILTINVGRARSKYKIQPPAMTGDPDFERVVRVQQNTLEQIVFFLPLLWLFSFYVNPLWGAGIGAVWLVGRILYAWGYYQKAEKRAIGFAISSLSSMALLTGAIIGIGLTIWNSFNTP; from the coding sequence ATGTTCGCTTTTCCTAGTTTAGTTACCGCCTTAACTTTACTTGTGTATCTAATTTTGACCATTAATGTAGGTCGCGCTAGATCTAAGTATAAGATACAACCTCCGGCAATGACAGGAGATCCAGATTTTGAGCGAGTGGTACGAGTTCAACAAAATACGTTAGAACAGATAGTTTTCTTTTTACCTCTTCTATGGTTATTTTCGTTTTATGTTAACCCGTTATGGGGAGCAGGAATAGGTGCAGTTTGGTTAGTGGGACGTATTTTATATGCTTGGGGATACTACCAAAAAGCTGAAAAACGAGCCATAGGTTTTGCTATCAGTTCTTTAAGTAGTATGGCACTTTTAACCGGAGCCATTATTGGCATCGGGTTAACGATTTGGAATTCTTTTAATACTCCATAA
- a CDS encoding ribbon-helix-helix protein, CopG family yields the protein MTQKNDQLLGATVPQEWIDKFEQLAKQTNRPVSDLVREALAQYIGIDENSSRIISQLEQFKEDLQLLRQRVTETELYKTQIRDLLLRLAVVEQSLSKGQTSVMSPNVNLFSQAKLKEETENYEDDIEDEPDEILTDFIS from the coding sequence ATGACCCAGAAAAATGATCAATTATTAGGGGCAACTGTTCCTCAAGAATGGATCGATAAATTTGAGCAATTAGCAAAACAAACCAATCGTCCAGTTAGTGATCTAGTTCGAGAAGCGTTAGCTCAATATATCGGTATTGATGAAAATTCATCAAGAATAATTTCTCAACTAGAACAGTTTAAGGAAGACCTTCAATTACTCAGACAGAGAGTTACTGAAACCGAGTTATATAAAACTCAGATTAGAGATTTATTATTGCGGTTGGCGGTTGTTGAACAAAGTTTATCAAAAGGACAAACTTCAGTTATGTCGCCTAATGTAAATTTATTTTCTCAAGCTAAATTAAAAGAAGAAACAGAAAATTATGAAGATGATATTGAGGATGAACCTGATGAAATTTTAACCGATTTTATCTCATAA
- a CDS encoding DUF6464 family protein yields METDSLPTEIILTHPRQSLGKIQLDWMPQPGSYVELQGKTYAVLERHHHYQYKIGGYFLNKISLYVQSAQRPQERSLIDGRWIIGDSNCRFNAHSEIFRCAVNPEGPCQGCRFYEFRDVRS; encoded by the coding sequence ATGGAAACAGATTCACTACCGACAGAGATTATTTTGACCCATCCCCGTCAATCTTTAGGAAAAATACAACTGGATTGGATGCCTCAACCCGGCAGCTATGTAGAATTACAAGGGAAAACCTACGCCGTCTTAGAGCGTCATCATCATTATCAATATAAAATCGGGGGCTATTTTTTAAACAAAATTTCCCTTTATGTCCAGTCTGCACAACGTCCCCAAGAACGCAGTTTAATTGATGGACGCTGGATTATCGGGGATAGTAACTGTCGCTTTAATGCTCACTCAGAAATTTTTCGCTGTGCGGTAAATCCTGAAGGCCCTTGTCAAGGGTGTCGTTTTTATGAATTTCGGGACGTTAGAAGTTAA
- the fmt gene encoding methionyl-tRNA formyltransferase produces the protein MKVVFFGTPQFAVPSLERLLEHSDIDVVAVVTQPDKPRGRGKQLIPSPIKKVALDHQIPIWQPKRVKKNAQTLTKLRETNADAFAVVAYGQILSAEILQMPKLACINVHGSILPKYRGAAPIQWSIYHGETQTGITTMLMDEGMDTGAMLLKAYTPIQLLDNADKIATTLANQGADLLIETLLKLEQGELNPESQNSELATYAPLIQKEDYLINWTRHALQIHNQVRGFYPNCFTTFREQPLKILATAPLGEAYWEHLPSNIAQKIQPQWTTLSSLTSSPGEVVNLIKNLGPIVQTGEGLLLLLQVQLSGKRPQSGWDFVNGTRLSVGEKFLMV, from the coding sequence ATGAAAGTCGTTTTTTTTGGAACTCCTCAATTTGCCGTACCCAGTTTAGAACGTCTGTTGGAGCATTCAGACATAGATGTCGTTGCGGTTGTCACCCAACCCGATAAACCGAGAGGCAGAGGAAAACAACTCATTCCCTCTCCGATTAAAAAAGTGGCTTTAGACCATCAAATTCCGATTTGGCAACCTAAACGGGTGAAAAAAAATGCCCAAACTCTAACTAAATTGAGAGAAACGAATGCGGATGCTTTTGCTGTAGTCGCCTATGGTCAAATTCTATCCGCAGAAATTTTACAAATGCCCAAATTAGCCTGTATTAATGTTCATGGCTCAATTCTGCCGAAATATCGAGGAGCAGCCCCCATTCAATGGAGTATTTATCATGGGGAAACCCAAACCGGTATCACAACTATGTTGATGGATGAGGGAATGGACACCGGCGCAATGTTACTCAAAGCTTATACCCCGATTCAATTATTAGATAATGCAGATAAAATTGCCACGACTCTTGCTAATCAAGGGGCAGATTTATTAATAGAAACCTTATTAAAATTGGAACAAGGAGAGCTTAACCCCGAAAGTCAAAATTCAGAATTAGCCACTTATGCGCCTTTAATTCAAAAAGAAGACTATCTCATCAATTGGACTCGTCACGCCCTACAAATTCACAATCAAGTGAGAGGATTTTACCCCAATTGTTTCACTACTTTTCGGGAACAACCCCTAAAAATTTTAGCCACTGCACCCCTAGGAGAGGCTTACTGGGAACATCTTCCCTCCAATATTGCTCAAAAAATTCAACCCCAATGGACAACTCTATCCTCCCTCACCAGCAGTCCTGGAGAAGTCGTAAACTTGATTAAAAATTTAGGGCCAATCGTACAAACCGGGGAGGGATTATTGCTATTGTTACAAGTACAATTATCGGGCAAACGTCCCCAGTCTGGGTGGGATTTTGTCAACGGTACACGCTTATCCGTCGGCGAAAAATTTTTAATGGTGTAA
- a CDS encoding energy-coupling factor transporter transmembrane component T family protein, translating into MDLLRSLPIGLYLEKPITWLHQLDPRVKLVWLMSFLAAPLLASPEWRLVLVGILLLLTVFAAIPPRVIRQQIGWLITLCLMIFIITALAPDGLAVTSQARLPDPDFNLPQPTDYHYVILDQGRLTITRRSLELGIRISSLLFTLIYSTNLYLLTTAPEEITAGLEDFLSPLRRVNIPVTEIILTLTLALRFIPLVLEEVQNLARSIRTRAINWKKLGIKRSFQVWLMVVERVLENLLMRAEQIAIAMDIRGFTSPNEHRVEWHQLRLKTRDWIAIGVLVVFWSGRLVWGNA; encoded by the coding sequence ATGGACTTATTACGTTCTCTTCCGATTGGTCTTTATCTTGAAAAACCGATCACATGGTTACATCAATTAGACCCACGAGTCAAATTAGTCTGGTTAATGTCTTTTTTAGCAGCCCCCTTATTAGCGAGTCCGGAATGGCGTTTAGTTTTAGTGGGAATCCTGTTATTATTAACAGTTTTTGCTGCTATTCCCCCTAGAGTAATTCGTCAACAAATTGGCTGGTTAATAACATTATGTCTGATGATTTTTATTATTACTGCTCTCGCCCCAGATGGATTAGCTGTAACTTCTCAGGCACGCCTTCCCGACCCCGATTTTAACTTACCTCAACCGACCGATTATCATTATGTTATTTTAGATCAAGGGCGACTCACGATTACCCGTCGTTCTTTAGAGTTAGGAATAAGAATTAGTAGTTTACTTTTTACCCTAATTTATAGCACCAACCTCTATCTATTAACCACTGCTCCAGAAGAAATTACCGCAGGATTAGAAGATTTTCTCAGTCCTCTACGACGGGTTAACATTCCGGTCACAGAAATTATTTTAACTTTAACCCTTGCTCTGCGTTTTATTCCTCTAGTTTTAGAAGAAGTTCAAAATCTAGCCCGTTCAATCCGCACCAGAGCAATTAATTGGAAAAAATTAGGGATTAAACGAAGTTTTCAAGTCTGGTTAATGGTAGTAGAACGGGTGTTAGAAAATCTATTAATGCGGGCTGAACAAATTGCGATTGCTATGGATATTAGAGGGTTTACCAGCCCCAATGAACATCGGGTAGAATGGCATCAATTACGATTAAAAACAAGAGATTGGATTGCTATAGGAGTGCTTGTTGTCTTTTGGTCGGGGCGTTTAGTTTGGGGAAATGCTTAA
- the der gene encoding ribosome biogenesis GTPase Der — MTLPIVAIIGRPNVGKSTLVNRLAGDQQAIVHDEPGITRDRTYRPAFWQDRDFQVVDTGGLVFDDDTEFLPLIREQAMTALAEAHAAIFVVDGQTGPTPADEEIANWLRSQSVPIILAVNKCESVEQGLIQASEFWQLGLGEPYPISSIHGSGTGELLDKLIIYLPTTESLSETNEIKVAIVGRPNVGKSSLLNALTGENRAIVSPISGTTRDAIDMVVQRNEQQYRLIDTAGIRRKKNVEYGAEFFSINRAFKAIRRADVVLFVIDALDGITDQDLKLAGRISDEGRATVLVINKWDAVDKDSYTIYEYQKMLESRLYFMDWAEMIFVSALTGKRVEKILDLVDNATASHRRRVSTAVINEVLQEATTWHSPPTTRQGKQGKIYYGTQIKSEPPTITLFVNDPKRFNDNYRRYIERQFRQQLGFTGTPIRLIWRGKSTREVERTTNRATRV; from the coding sequence ATGACTCTTCCTATAGTTGCTATTATTGGCCGCCCTAACGTAGGGAAATCAACTCTAGTTAATCGTTTGGCCGGAGATCAACAGGCCATCGTTCATGATGAACCCGGTATTACACGCGATCGCACTTACCGACCAGCATTTTGGCAAGATCGAGACTTTCAAGTGGTAGACACTGGGGGATTAGTCTTTGATGATGATACGGAATTTTTACCCCTAATTCGAGAACAAGCCATGACGGCTTTAGCAGAAGCCCATGCGGCTATTTTTGTCGTCGATGGACAAACCGGCCCTACTCCAGCCGATGAAGAAATTGCCAATTGGTTACGGTCTCAATCTGTTCCCATTATTTTAGCGGTTAATAAATGTGAATCCGTAGAACAGGGACTGATTCAAGCGTCTGAATTTTGGCAATTAGGATTAGGAGAACCCTATCCCATTTCTTCTATTCATGGCAGTGGAACAGGAGAATTATTAGATAAATTAATTATCTATTTACCGACGACTGAATCTCTTAGTGAAACTAACGAAATTAAAGTAGCGATTGTGGGTCGTCCTAATGTGGGTAAATCGAGTTTACTCAATGCCCTTACTGGAGAAAACCGGGCAATTGTTAGCCCAATTTCAGGCACAACTAGAGATGCAATTGATATGGTTGTCCAAAGGAATGAACAGCAATATCGCTTAATTGATACGGCGGGAATTCGTCGCAAAAAAAATGTCGAATATGGGGCTGAATTTTTTAGTATTAATCGTGCCTTTAAAGCGATTCGTCGGGCAGATGTGGTTCTCTTTGTAATTGATGCTTTAGATGGGATTACTGACCAAGATTTAAAACTAGCTGGCCGGATTAGTGATGAAGGACGGGCTACGGTTTTAGTGATTAATAAATGGGATGCGGTAGACAAAGATTCTTATACCATTTATGAGTATCAAAAAATGTTAGAATCTCGTCTATATTTTATGGATTGGGCTGAAATGATTTTTGTCAGTGCCTTAACCGGTAAGCGAGTTGAAAAAATATTAGATTTAGTTGACAATGCCACCGCCTCTCATCGTCGTCGCGTCAGTACCGCAGTGATTAACGAAGTCCTTCAAGAAGCAACTACTTGGCATAGTCCCCCGACCACTCGTCAAGGAAAACAAGGCAAAATTTATTATGGAACTCAAATTAAAAGTGAGCCTCCAACCATTACGTTATTTGTCAATGATCCGAAACGATTTAATGATAATTATCGTCGTTATATTGAACGTCAATTTCGTCAACAATTAGGATTTACAGGAACACCCATCCGTCTCATTTGGCGTGGAAAATCAACCAGAGAAGTAGAAAGAACCACTAACCGAGCAACTCGTGTTTAA